Proteins co-encoded in one Euleptes europaea isolate rEulEur1 chromosome 1, rEulEur1.hap1, whole genome shotgun sequence genomic window:
- the RNF225 gene encoding RING finger protein 225: MAYDNPHFQAEPSQPDNKEEAASTDAGSLDCVICFTHYDRIFKVPKELSCGHIFCLECLARINVSSEDVNAITCPVCRALTSLPSRKGLPGLPTRSDLLEQLPAVPAPLGSVRFDRQRGLLYLPGGRRGAPKVRAKPGAPLNTVSLSVDVGRPAPRGPGRMLSLSGWPFYVALAIALLVTIGLIICGIYIFLLPTMYTIPFMGQPQANHSQGHAGGNHNHSWTNSPPPMG, encoded by the coding sequence ATGGCCTACGATAATCCACATTTCCAGGCCGAGCCCTCGCAGCCGGATAACAAGGAGGAAGCCGCAAGCACCGACGCCGGTTCCCTAGACTGTGTAATCTGCTTCACCCACTATGACCGGATCTTCAAAGTTCCCAAGGAGCTGAGTTGCGGCCACATCTTCTGCCTGGAGTGCCTGGCCCGCATCAACGTCTCCTCTGAGGATGTGAACGCCATCACCTGCCCGGTCTGCCGGGCGCTTACCAGCCTGCCTTCCCGCAAGGGGCTGCCAGGCCTTCCCACGCGCAGCGACCTGCTGGAGCAGCTCCCAGCCGTGCCCGCCCCCCTTGGCTCGGTGCGCTTTGACCGTCAGCGGGGTTTGCTGTACCTCCCCGGGGGGCGCAGGGGCGCTCCTAAAGTCAGGGCCAAGCCAGGGGCTCCCCTCAACACCGTCAGCCTCAGTGTCGATGTCGGGAGGCCGGCCCCGCGAGGGCCAGGCCGGATGCTGAGTCTCTCCGGCTGGCCTTTCTACGTGGCCCTGGCGATTGCCCTGCTGGTTACCATTGGCTTAATTATCTGCGGCATCTACATCTTTCTGTTACCGACCATGTATACTATTCCGTTTATGGGGCAGCCGCAAGCTAACCACAGCCAAGGGCATGCTGGAGGAAACCACAACCACTCCTGGACTAACTCCCCTCCGCCGATGGGCTAA